The genomic segment TCCCCTTCTCGATAAGCATATCAGTAATGTTCACTATCGCTGTTATCTCCCTCGAATCTTTTCTTACCCTAATTCTTTCTAAACTTGTTACGACGAGGTCGTCAGCGTCTTCTCGATTGAGGACAACAACCTTTTTCCCGCCAGCTTCTAATCCAAGAAACTTAGACTTAAGATTCATTCAAATTTCGCCCCATAATTCTTCTCTGCGCTGAAGCCTAAAACCTGCATGATATTTTCAAATGAAAGATAAAAAGCATTCGTAGACTCGCAAACCGCTTGCTAAAGTATAAATGCGATGAGCTGTTGATGCGGAAAAGTAATATACTCTGACGCTACGATTTTAATTTGATGTGGAATGTCTGAGAAAGAGCATATATGGATCTCAAGGGATTATGCAAGATGCAGTGGCTGTAGAAGATGCGAGATTGTCTGCTCGCTAAGCCATGAAGGAAAGATCTGGCCCGAGGCATCAAGGATCAGAGTCTTCATGCTTGTACCTAGCGTTGAAGTTCCGCACCTATGTGCCCAATGTAATGATTATCCATGTGTAGCAGCATGTCCTACAAACGCTCTTTCCGTTAATATGGAGACAGAGGCTGTCATAGTAAATAAAGAGAGATGCGTGGCATGCGGAAAATGTATAGAGGCTTGCCCGGGAAAAGTTCCGTTCATCCACCCCAAAGAGAATTATGCGGTGATCTGCGACCTATGTGGAGGAGATCCGAAGTGCGTTCAGGTTTGCAGGGAGGGGGGATGGGGCGCATTAGATATAATGAGGAAAGATGATAGTCTATCATTCAAGTTGTATGCGAAAAGGCCTGAGGAGATTACACGAAATCTTCTCATTAAGCTTTATGGGGAGAGTTTGGCTGAGAAGATTTTTTAGATTGTACTGACAGAAAACTTTACATAAAAAAGGGGATAGTTCTCATCCAAGTAATGAGAATGTGCTGTCAGCGTTTCTTTTGTTCACTAATTTCTAAGACTTCCTTATTTACTAAATTTGGCGGGACCCTTCCCTCAAGTATTGCTGCCATGTTCTCGGCAGCCATGATCGCCATCTTGGTTCTGGTTTCTATACTGGCACTTGCTATATGCGGCGCTGCTGTTACATTATCAAGCTGCAAAAGAGGATTATTTGGGCTTGTAGGCTCTTCCTCCCAAACATCTAGTCCGGCACCCCATATCCAGCCTTCTTTCAGCGCTTTATATAGCGCTTTCTCGTCAACAACTGGTCCACGTGAAGTGTTGATTAGGCATGCTGTCTTCTTCATTAATTTAAGTGTTTTCTCATTGATGAGATGATAGGTCTGTGGCATTAGCGGAACATGGACCGAAACGAAGTCGGACATTTTCAAGAGTGTTTCTAAGTCTGTGAATTCGGCTCCTATCTCCTTCTCTGCCTGCTCATTTCTAACGACATCATAATAGAGGATCTTCATATTCATACCCTTTGCTCTTCTCGCCATCGCCTGGCCAATCCGCCCCATGCCTATTATGCCAATGGTCTTTCCCCACACATCTTGGCCTGTCATCATCATAAGGTCCCATTGAACCTTCCATTTTCCAGTTCTTACATATCTGTCTGCTTCTGCAACCCTTCTGGCTACCGCCATCAATAATGCGAAGGCGAAGTCCGCAGTGGTCTCGGTTAAAACTCCAGGCGTGTTCGTTACGTATATTCCCTTCTTGGTTGCGGCCTCTACGTCAATGTTATCATATCCGACGGCGATTTGGCTAATGCCGCGGAAGCTGGGTCCCGCAGCGTCAATAACCTCCTTGTCTATACGTTCTGTCAAAAGGCAGATTAGGCCATCTACTTGTTTCACCTTCTCGATTATGAGACTTTTCGGCGGGCGTGTCTCCTCTGTCCAGCATTCCACATCGAATTTAGGTCGAAGTATCTGTAGCGCTGCCTCCGGAATTCTTGTTGTTACATAAATCTTTTTTCTATTCAATTCATTCACCTCAAACGCTGTGGAAAAGTTGTTCATTATCCTTTTTTAGATTTTCGACCAAGCTTCTGCAAACATCCTTTTTGAACCTGCAATTATAGCCTCTGAGGATTCTCCTGATGACGGTTTCACCTCGAAGCTTATTACTGGCCGCTTGGTTACGGCTTTCTTGTCGAAGTACCCTATTTCCTTAAGAATCTTTAGGAATTCGATCAATTCTTTAACCGAGTTTTCTCCACCCTTAATTCCCAATCGTGGATGCTGATCGCCATACTGCGGATGATTCTTATCCTTCAAAATGCAGTTTCCGACATGAACATGCTCTAGGTATTTTGCTGCAGCAGTCAGTGATTGCTTTGGGGTCTCATGAAGTAATGGAAGATGGCTTAGATCAACTGTCAAGCCGATGTTCTCATACTCCTCCCTTACAGACTTGACAACATCCGCTGCTTCGGCGGTCGGACCAACTAGAAGCTTCTTGTCATAATCTCTGTCGAAGTTCTCAAGTGATATCATCAAAATGTAGTCCTTTGCATTTTCTCTTGCATATTCACAGATTTTCTTCAAAGAATCCTGGAGAAGATTTCTGGCTTCACTACGTTTTCTGGCTTCAACGTCAGGTCCGCTTGCTATGGCCATAATCTTTGCGCCAAGCATATAAGCTTCGTCAACTAGACTCTTTACGCCTTCGATTGCCTTCATTCTTGTCTTCTCATCGAAAGAGTTCAGATCGAGTTTCTGCATTAAGATTGGCGGCCCTGCGCAGTAAACTACATCCATATAGGCTGAATCTAAAATACTTGCAACCTTAGTTCGGATCTCTATATCCTTTATCCATGAAACCTCTATCGCTCCAAAAGAATCGTCAGCAACAATCTTGCTGAGAGTTTCAAGGATCGGACCTTCTCCACGTAATGTCTCGGGATAGATCATCGGATGAACTATTCCTAAACTCACTACCTCACTCCAAGACTTTCTCATCAAACCTTCCCTCGCATCATTCAGAGTGAAAATTATTTTCTGTTGGAGAAAATATTAATCTTACCTATCCTAAACATTTCCACTAAATTTACTAAATTAGATAAGGTGAAAACATAGATAGTATTCACGATGGAACATTTTTACCCATTTTCAGGTACTAAATGTAACATAAATTTAAATATATGTTACAAATTGCATTATAATTAGAGACACTATGACCATTTATGCGATTAGAAGGAAGAATACTTCAGCAAAGTCTAAGAGTAGACCGAAGTTAATTAGCGCGTGCGGACTAGATTGTGAGTCATGTCCCTACCATCTACTAGACAACGTTGAAGATTGGTGTCCGGGTTGCTGGGAGATTGAGCAGTGTTCGATAAGAGATTGCGCTGAGAGAAGGAATATTAGCGTATGCTCTGACTGCAACCTATACCCATGCACAAACATTATGCGTGGTTCTCGTTCTATGATCGAACGAGTAGCCCTATAACACTGGTGAAATTAAAGGCTTAGCCTTTTATATAACTAGTCGACATTGAGTTATGAGTGAAATTCATGAGGCAAACGTTAGATGATCTCGACCATAAGATAATACGTCAAATCACAAGCGGCGTCCATTCTTATGATGAACTTGCAAGATCATGTAATGTTGGAAGGAATACCATATATCGGCGGATAGAGAGGCTTGAGAAGCAGGGATTAATAACTAAAAGGATAACAGCTTTTCCGAATTTTGAGAAACTGGGATTGTCGGCTGTGATCTTGGGCATAAACGTGAATACGGAAGACCTCGATAAGATGATCTCTTTCCTTAAGAGGCAGAGTCAGGTGAAGTTTCTCTGGAAGACTTATGGTACTCATGACATTATCGTTGCCATAATTTGTGATAAGGGAGACGTGGGTGAATGCATTTACAATCTCCGAAATGCGCTTGAAAAAATGGGAATAAGGGTGCAGGGCTTAGACGTTTCCACAAGCATATCTTGGGAGAAGATCGACCTTACACCCTATTAAGAAGTATAATCTGCGCGATTTAGTGGCTTACAGTGGGGAAATGGTCCGCGCACTTTTTAGATTGGTCTGTACCACAGTGCCGGCATTTGCTTCTCCTTTGATTTAAGGATCCTCTACTAGACTCGATTCCACTATGCAATATTAGGGGGCTCACATTAGCCTAGCTCACTGGTATGAGTGTTTATGCTTTAACAATTTTGAGGATCGAATCCGGTTTTATTCTTAATTCATTGATCTTCATTTCTTCGGCTGTTAGACCCATGGCAAGTCCTAGTAGTTGTGTATAGTGAAGGATGGTGATGCCGATTTTAACGTTGAAAGTCCTCTCTATGCGAGGTTGATTCAAATCATACATCATGTAGCAGAATGGGCATATTGTTACAAGCGCGTCCGCGCCTACAGCTTTAATGTTCATAAGCTTCTCCTTCGCCATGCTGAGGGGGATCTCCTCGTTAACACCAATTATTGGGTTGCCACAACAGTCAGTCTCTCCCGGATACTTAACGCATTCGGCGCCCGTAGCCTCTATGAGGTCTTTTAGGATGAACATGTTGTCCGGGTTGTCTCTCCCGATGTACTCAGCAGGTCTAAAGGCATGGCATCCTAAATGCTGCGCTACCTTTAATCCTTTAAGAGGCTTTACAATGGCTTCCCTTATCTTATCTAATTTAACGTCCTCTGTAAGGACGTGGATCAAATGTTTGACCTGTGTCGTTCCTTTGAATTCCATCCCCACATGTCGAAGATAATTGTTGATCCTTTCTCGCAGTTCCTTGTCTCTCTTTAGTAGAATGTTTGCCTTGTTAAGCGTACCAAAGCATCCATTGCAGAGGGTCATGATGCTGAGCCCAAGTCTTTCGGCGATGCAAAGGTTCCTAGCCGCCAATGTGAACATAAGTTCATGATTTACTGGGTCTGCTGGGAAGCCGCAGCAGTTAAAATCCGGCATCTCCTCAATTTTAACTTCCAGCCTCTCTAGAACCCTCCTTGCTGAGATCTCATAGCTGGGCAGCCTGTATGGAATAACGCACCCAAGAAAAAGGAGATATTTCTGTACGGTCATTCAATCTTAACCTTCTCAAACACTTCAACGTCCTCCAGGATGGCAGCCATGCCTGTAGCATTAAAGATTTTGATTATATCATCTATGTTTGCTTTTGGCAAAGGCGGCAGCCCATCCTCACTCCTCTTCTTCACTCTTGATTCCGGGATAATGTAGACGTAGCCCGTCTTCATAAGATTGGATAGTAGCGCCTTATACACGGATGGAATAACCCTCTTCTCTTTCACCATGAGGTTCGTCAATGCCATGACTATGCTTGCCACTTCAACCTTCTGTGGGCATTGATCAACACAATTGAAACATTTGGAACAGAGCCACAGATGAGTGTTTGAGAGCAGCTTATCTCTCAGCCCAAACTGTACCATTCTAACTATTCTACGAGGTTTGTATAGGTCGCTGAATCTTGCGATCGGGCAGTCTGCTGTGCAAGTTCCGCATTGGAAACAGAGCATAATCCGCTCTGCTCCGCTTAACCCGCATACCTCGTATTTGAATTTCGGGTCAATCGTCATGGCGCTTTCAGCTTTCTCCATCAATAGCAATCCTCACTTTCGTTACTCATTGAAGGACTTGCACCAATCTTGTTTAGATCTTCAGCCATTTCTTTAATAAGGCTTGCTGATTTGCCTCCTTTAGCGATTGAGGCACATCCATATACCCGCATGAAGATAAGAGGAGATGTTTTCCACTAAAATTGATCCGCGAATAGAAAGATAAGAGTTCAACCAGAAAGAGGCTTGGCCCCGAGTCTTACCGGGTTTTTTAATATCTTGTGAGAAAGCATCATATGTAAATAGCCGAGGCATAAAACCTAGAGTAAAATAGGCAGGTTTCCACTATTATATTCTATGTCCTCTTTAGACGAGGAAATTTGTTTCACAATATAGTTTTATCCGAACCAAATAATGTATATATTTCATGTGCACAAGACAAAACATTTTCCTATCGTCGTATACCCTGAACTTGTCTCCCTGTTTTCCCAATTTTTCTCTAGATTCTAGCTTCTCTATTTCCCTTTTCATAATCCATAATGAAAAAATGGGGTCAAGATTGTACAGATGGGGCCGCTGGGATTTGAACCCAGGACCTCGCGAGCCCCAGTCGCGAATCTTAGACCAAGCTGGACCACGGCCCCTCTAAATATTTCCAAAGCCTAACTCTTTTATCTCAGTTAATACTCGAAAACTGCTTCTATTAAAGTTTGAGCTTCTGCAACTATTCCTGCAGCTCTTCTGTTCTTGCTTCTCGAGTCTCGTCTTAATGTGCATTCAAGATAATGTTTCAACTTCCATTTTTAAGGGTTTGGCATCGGTCATCTCCTTTCTTTGTTAAACCTATAGACGTGGTCACACACCTATAGGCATATGAATTAGACTGGACGTCGCATTTTTCGATAGCGTAAATGGGTTAACCTTCTTGAATAAGAAAGGCTCTGATTGAATATTGTTATAGATTGACGGCTTTAGTCTCATTGGATGTGCAGGTATGTGTTAATGGCCTTAAACAATTCTTATGGCGTATGATATGTTGCGCCTAAGAATGACCAGATTCTTTGCAGCCTATCTTCTGCCATTCCCCATCTCGGTTATCATCAACACATTCGGACATGAATTGAACATGTAAGACGAGGGGTTCTCATGTTGGCTTCAGGACCCGTTCGGGCTATGCATGAAAGTTGTTTAGAAGTTTATGGATAACCCGATCTCATTTGTACTAATCATTTTCAAAATATAGTTTTTTCCTCAATAATTCTACAAACGGCGTTTACCTTCTCAACGTCTCCTGACTCCACAATTCTCCTGTAAACCTCGGCGCTCTTTCTCGGTATTCTCTCTTTCGATTTAGAGTCTACAGCGTATAACCCGAACCTCATTTTGAAACCTCTGGCCCACTCATAATTATCCATTAACGACCAATGCATATAACCTCTAACATCAATCTTATCTCTATTTATAGCTTCGTCGACCGCCTTTAAGTGATCAAGGAGAAACTTTGGCCTTAACATATCCTTAGCATCCGCGACACCATTTTCAGTCACGTAAATGGGTTTTCCATAATCTCTCACCTGTCTCAGAACCTCTATGAGGCCGTTAGGGTAGATCTCCCATCCGAAGTCTGAGGTTGGCAGCTGACCTCTTGAGGTCGAGTTTGGCTCGCATGCAAATCCGTATCCAGGCATGAGTTCAGGCTGGGACGGGACTCCTAGTGCTAGGCGGGCGAGCAGAGACCTTTTACCCTTCACGACAAAGCGGGTGTAATAGTTCACGCCCAGCCAGTCCATCCTCTCTCTCATGTAAGCCTTCGCGTCCTTGTTGCCTGAGTCAGCCCTAAATTTGAGAGGGCCCATTGTGACGGCGCGAAGGAAGTAATGATTATGCATGAAGTCCATCGCCTTCGCCGCCGATGCATCTGCAGAATTATCGGAGAATGGTTCAACAGGGATTAGATTGTGAATTATGCCTACCTCGGCTGGTGAATGACTTTCATAATCAGCCTTAACAGTATCCCACTTCTTGATCGCATCATAAGCTCTTGCATGCGCTAAGGCGATGTTAACTGATGCTTTTCTGTACGCTCTAAAGTTCCTTACGCCAGGCGGAAATCCAGACTCAACTGTCAGGTATCCCGCCTCCGACACGACCATAGGCTCATTAAAAGTAGCCCAGTAATCCACTATATCACCTAATTTCCAAGCAATATACGCAGCGTACTTCACAAACTCTATTATTGACGTTCGGTCAAGCCAGCCGCTTGGGCCTCTCCTAAACCCCTTTTCTCGAAGAACTATCGGGTTATGAATCCATAGTGGAAGAGTGAAGTGATTTAGGCAGACAAAGACCTTAAAACCCGTCTCTCTAAGGTTCTCTATTATCCGCCTATAATGATTCACTGCATCATTGTCTGCGAATTTCTCAAGCTCCTCAATTGATCGTTCGTCCACTTCTATCTTGCAGGCGTTGCCGTCGTCAGCCAACTCTAAACCAGCATCTACACTATGGGTGCTCTTCGGAAATATTCTGCTCCACTCTAACCCTATTCTGAATACATTAAGACCGAGACCCTTCGCCATCTCATGATCCGCCTTATATCTATGCCAATAATCGACGCCGTCCTCCGGAAAATCACCGCTTACAATTCCCTCTCTGATGTTTCTTTCGTCATGCACCCACACATACCAGTCCGTATTCGGGTCGAGACCTCGCCTAAAAGGATCGCCCATCTCGAACTGAAAGCCA from the Candidatus Bathyarchaeota archaeon genome contains:
- a CDS encoding sugar phosphate isomerase/epimerase, which translates into the protein MRKSWSEVVSLGIVHPMIYPETLRGEGPILETLSKIVADDSFGAIEVSWIKDIEIRTKVASILDSAYMDVVYCAGPPILMQKLDLNSFDEKTRMKAIEGVKSLVDEAYMLGAKIMAIASGPDVEARKRSEARNLLQDSLKKICEYARENAKDYILMISLENFDRDYDKKLLVGPTAEAADVVKSVREEYENIGLTVDLSHLPLLHETPKQSLTAAAKYLEHVHVGNCILKDKNHPQYGDQHPRLGIKGGENSVKELIEFLKILKEIGYFDKKAVTKRPVISFEVKPSSGESSEAIIAGSKRMFAEAWSKI
- a CDS encoding D-glycerate dehydrogenase produces the protein MNRKKIYVTTRIPEAALQILRPKFDVECWTEETRPPKSLIIEKVKQVDGLICLLTERIDKEVIDAAGPSFRGISQIAVGYDNIDVEAATKKGIYVTNTPGVLTETTADFAFALLMAVARRVAEADRYVRTGKWKVQWDLMMMTGQDVWGKTIGIIGMGRIGQAMARRAKGMNMKILYYDVVRNEQAEKEIGAEFTDLETLLKMSDFVSVHVPLMPQTYHLINEKTLKLMKKTACLINTSRGPVVDEKALYKALKEGWIWGAGLDVWEEEPTSPNNPLLQLDNVTAAPHIASASIETRTKMAIMAAENMAAILEGRVPPNLVNKEVLEISEQKKR
- a CDS encoding CoB--CoM heterodisulfide reductase iron-sulfur subunit B family protein is translated as MTVQKYLLFLGCVIPYRLPSYEISARRVLERLEVKIEEMPDFNCCGFPADPVNHELMFTLAARNLCIAERLGLSIMTLCNGCFGTLNKANILLKRDKELRERINNYLRHVGMEFKGTTQVKHLIHVLTEDVKLDKIREAIVKPLKGLKVAQHLGCHAFRPAEYIGRDNPDNMFILKDLIEATGAECVKYPGETDCCGNPIIGVNEEIPLSMAKEKLMNIKAVGADALVTICPFCYMMYDLNQPRIERTFNVKIGITILHYTQLLGLAMGLTAEEMKINELRIKPDSILKIVKA
- the bgaS gene encoding beta-galactosidase BgaS, whose product is MVFPENFLWGVSLSGFQFEMGDPFRRGLDPNTDWYVWVHDERNIREGIVSGDFPEDGVDYWHRYKADHEMAKGLGLNVFRIGLEWSRIFPKSTHSVDAGLELADDGNACKIEVDERSIEELEKFADNDAVNHYRRIIENLRETGFKVFVCLNHFTLPLWIHNPIVLREKGFRRGPSGWLDRTSIIEFVKYAAYIAWKLGDIVDYWATFNEPMVVSEAGYLTVESGFPPGVRNFRAYRKASVNIALAHARAYDAIKKWDTVKADYESHSPAEVGIIHNLIPVEPFSDNSADASAAKAMDFMHNHYFLRAVTMGPLKFRADSGNKDAKAYMRERMDWLGVNYYTRFVVKGKRSLLARLALGVPSQPELMPGYGFACEPNSTSRGQLPTSDFGWEIYPNGLIEVLRQVRDYGKPIYVTENGVADAKDMLRPKFLLDHLKAVDEAINRDKIDVRGYMHWSLMDNYEWARGFKMRFGLYAVDSKSKERIPRKSAEVYRRIVESGDVEKVNAVCRIIEEKTIF
- a CDS encoding winged helix-turn-helix transcriptional regulator, whose translation is MRQTLDDLDHKIIRQITSGVHSYDELARSCNVGRNTIYRRIERLEKQGLITKRITAFPNFEKLGLSAVILGINVNTEDLDKMISFLKRQSQVKFLWKTYGTHDIIVAIICDKGDVGECIYNLRNALEKMGIRVQGLDVSTSISWEKIDLTPY
- a CDS encoding 4Fe-4S dicluster domain-containing protein yields the protein MEKAESAMTIDPKFKYEVCGLSGAERIMLCFQCGTCTADCPIARFSDLYKPRRIVRMVQFGLRDKLLSNTHLWLCSKCFNCVDQCPQKVEVASIVMALTNLMVKEKRVIPSVYKALLSNLMKTGYVYIIPESRVKKRSEDGLPPLPKANIDDIIKIFNATGMAAILEDVEVFEKVKIE
- a CDS encoding 4Fe-4S dicluster domain-containing protein, with protein sequence MSEKEHIWISRDYARCSGCRRCEIVCSLSHEGKIWPEASRIRVFMLVPSVEVPHLCAQCNDYPCVAACPTNALSVNMETEAVIVNKERCVACGKCIEACPGKVPFIHPKENYAVICDLCGGDPKCVQVCREGGWGALDIMRKDDSLSFKLYAKRPEEITRNLLIKLYGESLAEKIF